From the Hevea brasiliensis isolate MT/VB/25A 57/8 chromosome 15, ASM3005281v1, whole genome shotgun sequence genome, one window contains:
- the LOC110631473 gene encoding uncharacterized protein LOC110631473, whose product MEAIEHRFLDVNGINMHVAEMGPVNGPVILFIHGFPELWYSWRHQIVALASLGYRAVAPDMRGYGDTDAPSDPRSYTVFHIVGDLIGLLDAVAPHQEKVFVVGHDWGAYMAWFLCLFRPDRVKALVNLSVTLPPRNPKMKIIDMIRAVYGDDYYMCRIQEHGDIEAEFAELGTERIVKEFLTYRHPGPLFLPKGKVFSRPAETPLVLPSWLSEEDVQYYTSKFEKKGFAGGLNYYRNLNLNWELTAPWTGAQVKVPVKFVVGDQDLTYNSLGNKDYIEKGGFKRDVPLLQEVVVMEGVAHFLTQEKPEEISKHIYDFFQKF is encoded by the exons ATGGAGGCTATAGAGCACAGATTTCTCGATGTCAATGGCATAAACATGCACGTGGCTGAGATGGGTCCAGTGAACGGCCCAGTGATTCTCTTTATTCACGGATTCCCTGAGCTATGGTACTCCTGGCGCCACCAGATAGTGGCACTAGCTTCTCTGGGCTACCGAGCAGTGGCGCCGGATATGAGAGGCTACGGAGACACTGACGCGCCGTCTGATCCTCGGAGCTACACGGTCTTCCACATCGTCGGCGATCTAATCGGACTCCTGGACGCTGTGGCACCCCACCAGGAGAAGGTTTTTGTAGTGGGTCATGACTGGGGTGCTTACATGGCGTGGTTCTTGTGTCTGTTTAGACCAGACAGAGTGAAGGCTTTGGTCAACCTTAGCGTGACGCTTCCTCCTAGAAACCCCAAGATGAAAATTATAGATATGATTAGAGCCGTCTATGGTGATGATTACTACATGTGCAGAATTCAG GAGCATGGAGATATAGAAGCCGAGTTTGCTGAGCTTGGTACAGAGAGAATTGTGAAGGAATTCCTAACATACAGGCATCCAGGTCCTCTTTTCTTACCTAAAGGTAAAGTTTTTAGCCGTCCAGCAGAAACGCCGCTTGTCTTGCCCTCATGGTTGTCTGAGGAAGATGTGCAGTATTACACCAGTAAGTTTGAAAAGAAAGGCTTCGCTGGAGGATTGAACTATTACCGGAATTTGAACCT AAACTGGGAACTCACTGCACCGTGGACGGGAGCTCAAGTAAAAGTACCTGTTAAATTTGTTGTTGGTGATCAGGACCTTACCTACAATTCTCTTGGTAACAAGGATTATATAGAGAAGGGTGGGTTCAAGAGAGATGTTCCATTGTTGCAAGAAGTAGTTGTAATGGAAGGAGTTGCCCACTTCCTCACCCAGGAGAAGCCTGAGGAAATCAGTAAACACATTTATGATTTCTTTCAGAAGTTCTGA